One window of Nicotiana tomentosiformis chromosome 11, ASM39032v3, whole genome shotgun sequence genomic DNA carries:
- the LOC138901680 gene encoding uncharacterized protein, whose product MTYILVEVDYVSKWVEAIVLPNNEARSVTAFLKKNIFTRFGTPRAILSDGGSNFCNKAFAGLLEKYGVKHKVATLYHPQSSGQVEVSNRETKKILAKTTNANRTDWSKKLDDAL is encoded by the coding sequence ATGACATATATCTTGGTGGAAGTAGATTAtgtctccaaatgggttgaggcaatTGTCTTGCCAAACAATGAGGCAAGAAGTGTAACCGCCTTCTTGAAGAAAAACATATTTACTCGGTTTGGAACCCCAAGGGCCATCCTCAGTGATGGTGGTTCtaatttttgcaacaaagcttttgccGGATTGCTCGaaaaatatggagttaagcacaaggttgCTACCCTTTATCACCCTCAGTCAAGCggtcaagttgaagtctccaaccgagaGACCAAAAAAATTCTAGCAAAAACTACTAATGCAAACAGAACTGACTGGTCaaagaagctggatgatgcattgTAG